The following are encoded in a window of Astyanax mexicanus isolate ESR-SI-001 chromosome 6, AstMex3_surface, whole genome shotgun sequence genomic DNA:
- the fbxo32 gene encoding F-box only protein 32: MPFLGQDWRSPGQNWVKTEDGWKKTTKDENEANNNVSERHCKEEAYYKENLLLSINYDVATKKRKKDLLNNNTKIPYFHKDQWIYVHKGSTKERHGYCTLGEAFNRLDFCSAIKDTRRFNYVVRLLELIAKSQLPSLSGVAQKNYMNILERVVQKVLEDQQNVRPIKELLQTLYVSLCSLVQDMGKSVLVGNINIWVHRMENILQWQQQLDNIQINRPTNTGMTLLDLPVSLQLNIMHRLSDGRDLLSLGQVCPDLGVLTEDRLLWKNLCQYHFTERQIRRRLIVSDKGHLEWKKMYFKLCRCYPHKEQYSDTLQFCTHCHILFWKDTNHPCTANNPESCTISVSPQGFINLFKF, translated from the exons ATGCCTTTTCTCGGACAGGACTGGCGCTCGCCTGGTCAAAACTGGGTTAAAACCGAGGACGGCTGGAAAAAAACGACGAAAGACGAAAACGAGGCGAATAACAACGTCTCTGAACG GCACTGTAAAGAAGAGGCCTACTATAAAGAGAACCTGCTCCTCTCCATTAACTATGATGTGGCCacaaagaagaggaagaaggatctTCTGAACAACAACACAAAGATTCCTT ATTTCCATAAAGACCAGTGGATCTATGTCCACAAAGGGAGCACTAAAGAG CGCCATGGCTATTGCACTCTGGGAGAAGCTTTTAACCGCTTGGACTTCTGCAGTGCCATCAAGGACACCAGGCGGTTTAATTACGTCGTGAGG CTGCTGGAGCTGATTGCCAAGTCCCAGCTGCCCTCGCTGAGTGGAGTGGCGCAGAAGAACTACATGAACATTCTGGAAAGAGTCGTGCAGAAAG TTCTGGAGGATCAACAGAATGTGAGGCCCATTAAGGAGCTGCTGCAGACGCTGTACGTGTCGCTGTGCAGTCTGGTGCAGGACATGGGGAAGTCAGTGCTGGTGGGAAACATCAATATCTGGGTGCATCGCATGGAGAACATCctgcagtggcagcagcagctgGACAACATTCAGATCAACAGG CCCACAAACACTGGTATGACTCTCCTGGATCTGCCGGTCAGTCTACAGCTGAACATCATGCACCGCCTCTCAGACGGACGAGACCTGCTGAGTCTAGGGCAGGTTTGTCCTGATCTGGGAGTGCTGACTGAAGACCGGCTGCTGTGGAAGAACCTGTGTCAGTACCACTTCACAGAAAGACAG ATCCGCAGGCGCCTCATCGTATCGGATAAGGGACACCTGGAGTGGAAGAAAATGTACTTTAAGCTGTGCCGATGCTACCCACACAAAGAGCAGTACAGCGACACCTTGCAGTTTTGCACACACTGCCACATCCTGTTCTGGAAG